In the Manis javanica isolate MJ-LG chromosome 14, MJ_LKY, whole genome shotgun sequence genome, one interval contains:
- the TMCO6 gene encoding transmembrane and coiled-coil domain-containing protein 6 isoform X9, with amino-acid sequence MQTLVGLLTSSQALLQLEAARCLHELSHSEQSAVAEACLPATSYLLTYLSSHSSDFIELCLYTLGNLIVESEAVRRQLLPQGIVPALAACIHSPHLTVLEALGYALSQLLQAKEAPDMIIPTSFAGSSVLGSPLPQHMLRLLQPGPKLTLGVAVEFAWCLHYIICSQVNNTLLITHGALSTLGLLLLDVAGAVQRTEDAGLELVACPVLRCLSNLLTEAAAEAVEEQMQLGDERVMAALFILLQFFLQKQPSLLPEGLWLLNNLTANSPGFCTSLLSLDLIEPLLQLLPVSNVVSALVLTVLCNVAEKGPAYCQHLWPGPLLPSLLGMLALSDTEVVGQSLELLQLLFLYRPEAARAFLQESGLQALGRHEAAAQLQDRVHALQQTALHG; translated from the exons ATGCAGACCCTGGTCGGACTCCTGACCAGCAGCCAGGCCCTGCTGCAGCTCGAGGCGGCTCGGTGCCTTCACGAGCTCTCTCACTCGGAACAGTCTGCGGTAGCTGAGGCCTGCCTGCCAGCCACGTCCTACCTTCTGACCTACCTCTCCAGTCACAGCTCAGACTTTATA GAACTCTGTCTGTATACACTGGGAAACCTGATCGTGGAAAGTGAAGCTGTGAGAAGGCAGCTGCTGCCACAGGGCATTGTTCCAGCCTTGGCTGCATGCATCCAT TCCCCACATCTGACTGTGCTGGAAGCCCTTGGATATGCCTTGTCCCAGCTTCTGCAGGCTAAGGAAGCTCCTGACATGATCATCCC CACTTCTTTTGCTGGCAGCTCTGTCCTGGGCTCCCCTCTCCCCCAGCACATGCTGCGACTGTTGCAACCTGGTCCAAAGCTGACCCTTGGGGTTGCTGTGGAGTTTGCCTGGTGCCTTCACTACATCATCTGCAG CCAGGTCAATAACACCCTGCTCATCACCCATGGGGCTTTGTCCACTCTGGGGCTACTGCTGTTGGACGTTGCTGGGGCTGTCCAGAGAACCGAGGATGCAGGACTGGAGCTG GTTGCATGCCCTGTGCTTCGGTGTCTAAGCAACTTGCTAACGGAGGCAGCGGCAGAGGCTGTGGAAGAGCAAATGCAGCTCGGAGATGAGCGTGTCATGGCAGCCTTATTTATCCTTCTGCAGTTTTTCCTGCAGAAACAGCCCAGCCTGCTTCCGGAGGGCCTCTGGCTCCTTAACAACCTCACTG CAAACAGTCCCGGTTTCTGTACCTCCTTGCTCTCCCTGGATCTGATTGAGCCCCTCTTGCAGTTGTTGCCAGTATCTAATGTGGTCAGCGCGTTG GTGCTCACAGTTCTGTGCAACGTTGCAGAGAAGGGTCCTGCTTACTGCCAGCATCTGTGGCCAGGGCCCCTGCTCCCCTCTTTGCTGGGCATGCTGGCCTTGTCCGACACTGAAGTTGTAGGCCAGAGTTTGGAACTGTTGCAACTGCTGTTCCTCTATCGGCCAGAG GCTGCCCGGGCCTTCCTGCAGGAATCAGGGCTGCAGGCCCTGGGAAGGCATGAGGCAGCGGCACAGCTACAGGATCGTGTGCATGCTCTCCAGCAGACAGCTCTTCATGGGTGA
- the TMCO6 gene encoding transmembrane and coiled-coil domain-containing protein 6 isoform X10 yields MLRLLQPGPKLTLGVAVEFAWCLHYIICSQVNNTLLITHGALSTLGLLLLDVAGAVQRTEDAGLELVACPVLRCLSNLLTEAAAEAVEEQMQLGDERVMAALFILLQFFLQKQPSLLPEGLWLLNNLTANSPGFCTSLLSLDLIEPLLQLLPVSNVVSALVLTVLCNVAEKGPAYCQHLWPGPLLPSLLGMLALSDTEVVGQSLELLQLLFLYRPEAARAFLQESGLQALGRHEAAAQLQDRVHALQQTALHG; encoded by the exons ATGCTGCGACTGTTGCAACCTGGTCCAAAGCTGACCCTTGGGGTTGCTGTGGAGTTTGCCTGGTGCCTTCACTACATCATCTGCAG CCAGGTCAATAACACCCTGCTCATCACCCATGGGGCTTTGTCCACTCTGGGGCTACTGCTGTTGGACGTTGCTGGGGCTGTCCAGAGAACCGAGGATGCAGGACTGGAGCTG GTTGCATGCCCTGTGCTTCGGTGTCTAAGCAACTTGCTAACGGAGGCAGCGGCAGAGGCTGTGGAAGAGCAAATGCAGCTCGGAGATGAGCGTGTCATGGCAGCCTTATTTATCCTTCTGCAGTTTTTCCTGCAGAAACAGCCCAGCCTGCTTCCGGAGGGCCTCTGGCTCCTTAACAACCTCACTG CAAACAGTCCCGGTTTCTGTACCTCCTTGCTCTCCCTGGATCTGATTGAGCCCCTCTTGCAGTTGTTGCCAGTATCTAATGTGGTCAGCGCGTTG GTGCTCACAGTTCTGTGCAACGTTGCAGAGAAGGGTCCTGCTTACTGCCAGCATCTGTGGCCAGGGCCCCTGCTCCCCTCTTTGCTGGGCATGCTGGCCTTGTCCGACACTGAAGTTGTAGGCCAGAGTTTGGAACTGTTGCAACTGCTGTTCCTCTATCGGCCAGAG GCTGCCCGGGCCTTCCTGCAGGAATCAGGGCTGCAGGCCCTGGGAAGGCATGAGGCAGCGGCACAGCTACAGGATCGTGTGCATGCTCTCCAGCAGACAGCTCTTCATGGGTGA
- the NDUFA2 gene encoding LOW QUALITY PROTEIN: NADH dehydrogenase [ubiquinone] 1 alpha subcomplex subunit 2 (The sequence of the model RefSeq protein was modified relative to this genomic sequence to represent the inferred CDS: deleted 1 base in 1 codon) — translation MAAAAAVNRGIRAKLGLREIRVHLCQRSPGSQGVRDFIEKRYVELKKANPDLPILIRECSDVQPRLWARYAFGQEKNVSLNNFSVDQVTRALENVISGKPEASTED, via the exons ATGGCGGCGGCTGCAGCTGTAAATCGAGGGATTCGGGCCAAGCTGGGCCTGCGTGAGATTCGCGTCCACTTATGCCAGCGCTCGCCGGGCAGCCAAGGTGTCAG GGACTTCATCGAGAAACGCTATGTGGAGCTGAAGAAGGCGAACCCCGACCTGCCCATCCTCATCCGCGAATGCTCAGATGTGCAGCCCAGGCTCTGGGCACGCTACG CATTTGGCCAAGAGAAGAATGTCTCCTTGAACAACTTCAGTGTTGATCAGGTAACCAGAGCCCTGGAGAATGTGATAAGTGGC AAGCCTGAAGCCTCCACTGAGGACTAA